One genomic region from Candidatus Nanosynbacter sp. TM7-074 encodes:
- a CDS encoding Ig-like domain-containing protein: MHQHRKTPLRVPIAAAFVAILVSLLFGGVTRADEAQSAAEIQSTSVTAEAQSSSSVVATAAATDNATSCIPQDISPGEIETDFKTSDGSSEVTAYEAVEFSVSLTLEENHCAGDSVVITVPSELGTDGDFTPIPMTTPEGVTIGYATYHSDHTVTVKLTSEVEVPGRANFHASAWWRVHMSSVLIPGETRELTWNIDGIVRRTVIKVGTCDGCSHPGVRPSKWGSVDGERQHVTIVLPTAEHDGQKFTVTDVLTSPGQRFDCDNLMVGQVGIYTEAGPWGQPQYAKFQQPEIVSCDNGKATLNVLLNTNEKARFELNVLVESTDPGPWSDTASITSQDKSWEVSAKIIRRESGGNAGFTPVPTPTPAPEPTPEPEPSPTPAPSPTPTPAPTPSTTPAPVPTPSATPAPARQHKLAVTGATGSAIAGAVALLALGIGALWMCRRQAARSKD, translated from the coding sequence ATGCATCAGCACCGTAAGACCCCATTGAGGGTACCTATCGCGGCGGCTTTCGTCGCGATTCTCGTGTCGCTCCTCTTCGGAGGAGTGACGCGCGCCGATGAGGCGCAGTCAGCAGCCGAGATTCAGTCGACCAGCGTCACCGCCGAAGCTCAGTCTTCGTCCAGCGTTGTCGCCACAGCGGCAGCTACTGACAACGCCACCTCTTGTATTCCCCAGGATATTTCTCCTGGGGAAATTGAGACCGATTTCAAGACCTCGGACGGTTCATCCGAGGTCACTGCCTACGAGGCGGTGGAATTTTCGGTGTCTCTGACCCTAGAGGAGAATCACTGCGCAGGAGACTCTGTGGTCATCACCGTGCCTAGTGAACTTGGCACGGATGGTGATTTTACGCCAATTCCGATGACGACCCCGGAAGGGGTTACCATCGGATACGCCACCTACCACTCCGACCACACCGTCACGGTCAAGCTGACCAGTGAGGTGGAGGTGCCCGGACGGGCGAACTTCCACGCGTCAGCGTGGTGGCGGGTTCACATGAGCAGCGTGCTGATTCCCGGGGAAACTCGGGAATTGACTTGGAACATTGACGGTATCGTCCGTCGTACCGTCATTAAAGTGGGCACCTGCGACGGATGCTCACATCCCGGAGTAAGACCCTCCAAGTGGGGGTCTGTCGACGGAGAGCGACAGCACGTAACAATCGTGCTGCCGACAGCAGAGCACGACGGGCAAAAATTTACCGTCACAGACGTGCTGACCTCTCCAGGTCAGCGATTTGATTGTGATAACCTGATGGTTGGACAGGTTGGGATTTATACTGAGGCTGGTCCTTGGGGCCAGCCTCAATACGCCAAATTCCAACAACCCGAAATCGTCAGTTGCGACAACGGCAAGGCGACTCTCAACGTCCTTCTCAACACAAACGAGAAGGCTCGTTTTGAGCTGAACGTTCTTGTCGAGTCCACGGATCCAGGTCCGTGGAGCGATACAGCGTCCATCACCTCCCAGGATAAGTCCTGGGAAGTGAGCGCTAAGATCATCAGGCGTGAATCCGGCGGCAACGCCGGGTTTACGCCTGTACCGACGCCGACCCCGGCACCGGAACCCACTCCGGAGCCGGAGCCGAGTCCAACCCCGGCACCGAGTCCGACGCCAACCCCGGCACCCACGCCATCGACGACACCGGCACCCGTGCCCACGCCGTCGGCGACACCGGCACCAGCACGCCAGCACAAGCTGGCGGTCACTGGTGCTACCGGGAGTGCGATCGCCGGAGCGGTCGCACTTCTGGCTCTCGGAATCGGTGCTCTCTGGATGTGCCGCCGCCAGGCGGCACGCTCGAAGGACTGA
- the rplA gene encoding 50S ribosomal protein L1, whose amino-acid sequence MERRGKKYQEVAKNIEKNKLYSLDEALKLATETSPVKFDASVEIHIRLGVDPRQADQNIRSTVALPHGTGKDVRVAVFAPESEHAAAKKAGADIIGDEEFLSQLDKEELNFDILVATPQYMPKLGKYARLLGPRGLMPNPKSGTVATDVAKAVSEAKAGKVEYRVDKQAIVHLSIGKVSFGAEKLSENARAFLTSLNSQKPSSLKGVYVKSVAIATTMGPGIKVENSL is encoded by the coding sequence TTGGAGCGCCGCGGTAAAAAATACCAGGAAGTCGCAAAAAACATCGAGAAGAACAAATTGTACAGCCTAGACGAGGCTTTGAAATTGGCCACTGAAACCAGCCCAGTCAAGTTTGATGCTAGTGTTGAAATCCACATCCGCTTGGGCGTTGACCCACGCCAAGCAGACCAAAACATCCGCTCAACCGTAGCATTACCACACGGTACAGGTAAGGATGTTCGTGTAGCAGTTTTCGCACCAGAATCAGAACATGCTGCCGCTAAAAAAGCTGGCGCTGACATCATTGGTGACGAAGAATTCCTAAGCCAATTGGATAAGGAAGAGTTGAACTTCGACATTTTGGTCGCAACTCCACAGTACATGCCAAAGCTTGGTAAATACGCACGTTTGCTTGGTCCACGCGGTTTGATGCCAAATCCAAAGTCTGGCACTGTTGCTACCGATGTCGCTAAAGCCGTTTCTGAAGCGAAAGCCGGAAAAGTTGAATATCGTGTTGATAAGCAAGCCATCGTTCACTTGTCAATCGGTAAGGTATCATTCGGCGCTGAAAAATTGTCAGAAAACGCACGCGCATTCTTGACCAGCCTGAACTCCCAGAAGCCATCCAGCTTAAAGGGCGTTTACGTTAAGAGCGTTGCAATCGCTACAACTATGGGTCCTGGCATTAAAGTAGAGAACTCTCTGTAA
- the eno gene encoding phosphopyruvate hydratase, producing MDITITNIQARQILDSRGNPTVEADVILSDGSFGRAAVPSGASTGSFEAVELRDGELAFGGKGVLRAVDNVNNEIAQALKGMSPFDQAAIDNKMKALDGTPNKARLGANAILAVSLAVAKAAARSRGVELYQYVNNLAGSPFMSLPMPMINVMNGGQHALGATDFQEYMIIPTSAATFADAVRMSAEVFHALAKILKDEGYPTTVGDEGGYAPHVRNGNMEPILLLTRAIEQAGYKLGVDFGFALDVAASELYKDGKYHLSTERRVLSADEMIRTYKALLGRVPVLSIEDGLNEEAWEDWEKMTADLGHFAQLVGDDLLVTNVERLKRGIEEKAGNAILIKPNQIGTLTETIQAVVMAKNAGWNTVMSHRSGETEDVTISHLAVGLGTGQIKTGSMSRSERIAKYNELLRIAEKRPDLEIAHPFVK from the coding sequence ATGGATATAACAATTACAAACATACAGGCAAGGCAAATTTTAGATTCACGTGGTAATCCGACGGTTGAGGCTGACGTAATTCTAAGTGATGGTTCTTTTGGGCGAGCGGCGGTGCCGTCAGGCGCGAGTACGGGGTCGTTTGAGGCCGTTGAGCTGAGGGATGGTGAACTAGCGTTTGGAGGCAAAGGCGTACTTCGGGCGGTTGATAACGTTAATAATGAAATCGCTCAGGCCTTAAAAGGAATGAGTCCGTTCGATCAGGCGGCAATTGACAATAAAATGAAAGCTCTGGATGGTACGCCGAATAAGGCGCGCTTGGGAGCAAATGCAATTTTAGCGGTGTCGTTGGCTGTGGCGAAGGCTGCGGCAAGGTCACGTGGTGTTGAACTTTATCAATATGTGAATAATTTGGCGGGTAGTCCGTTCATGTCCCTGCCGATGCCGATGATTAATGTGATGAACGGTGGCCAGCATGCGCTCGGTGCGACTGATTTTCAGGAATATATGATTATTCCAACTAGCGCAGCGACCTTTGCTGACGCGGTTCGGATGAGCGCTGAGGTGTTTCACGCGTTAGCAAAAATATTGAAAGATGAGGGTTATCCGACGACAGTTGGTGATGAAGGTGGATATGCGCCGCATGTCAGAAATGGCAATATGGAACCAATTCTGCTGTTGACTAGAGCGATTGAACAGGCCGGCTATAAATTGGGTGTAGACTTTGGGTTTGCGCTGGATGTGGCGGCAAGTGAGCTGTATAAAGATGGCAAATATCACTTGTCGACCGAGCGCCGCGTATTGTCGGCTGACGAAATGATTCGCACATACAAAGCGCTGCTTGGGCGTGTGCCGGTGCTTTCGATTGAGGATGGTCTGAACGAAGAAGCTTGGGAAGATTGGGAGAAAATGACAGCGGATTTGGGACACTTTGCTCAGCTGGTTGGCGATGATCTTTTGGTGACAAATGTCGAGCGATTGAAGCGTGGAATTGAGGAAAAAGCTGGCAATGCTATTTTAATTAAGCCAAATCAAATCGGTACATTGACCGAGACAATTCAAGCTGTCGTGATGGCGAAAAATGCTGGCTGGAACACTGTGATGAGTCATCGATCAGGTGAAACTGAGGACGTGACGATTTCTCATTTAGCAGTTGGACTGGGTACGGGTCAGATTAAGACTGGCTCGATGTCGCGCTCGGAGCGAATTGCTAAATATAATGAGCTGCTGAGAATTGCGGAAAAGCGTCCAGATTTGGAAATTGCCCATCCGTTTGTGAAGTAA
- a CDS encoding L-threonylcarbamoyladenylate synthase, translating to MIVENILDSAVISALQSDQLVVAKTDTIYGVLAMAESNRAIERLYKVRQRPLNKSVIVLVADITDIPGLTPSLQESYQELAKKQPTTIVVNVTPDFLPHIPHINGTLAFRVVPKSPLSELIHKVGYLAAPSANPPGKEPANNITEAINYFHESAAVYVDSGDITGVKRSQIIRIRECGEIEFIRK from the coding sequence ATGATTGTAGAAAATATTTTAGACAGTGCAGTTATCTCAGCTCTCCAATCCGATCAGCTAGTCGTCGCTAAGACCGACACTATTTATGGCGTGCTGGCTATGGCTGAGTCTAATAGGGCAATTGAGAGATTGTACAAAGTCAGGCAAAGACCTTTAAATAAATCTGTCATCGTTCTTGTTGCCGACATTACTGATATTCCTGGGTTGACACCAAGCTTACAAGAAAGTTATCAAGAGTTAGCCAAAAAGCAGCCAACGACAATTGTCGTGAATGTGACTCCTGATTTCCTGCCACATATACCGCACATTAACGGCACGCTGGCATTTCGCGTTGTCCCAAAGTCGCCCCTGTCGGAATTAATTCATAAAGTTGGTTACCTAGCCGCTCCGAGCGCTAATCCGCCGGGTAAAGAGCCGGCAAATAACATTACTGAGGCGATCAATTACTTCCATGAATCCGCTGCCGTCTATGTTGATTCCGGAGACATAACAGGAGTAAAACGGTCGCAAATTATCCGCATCCGTGAATGTGGCGAAATCGAGTTTATAAGAAAATAA
- the rplK gene encoding 50S ribosomal protein L11 has product MAKKIIGNLKLRIPAGRATAGPPVGSTLGQWGLNMMDFINPFNDATKDMMGKDVIVHIQVYEDRTFTWNSLGQPVDDMIREKAGIQKGSGKPHVDKVGKLTRAQLQEIAEAKKDHLNAIDIEGAMKVVAGSARSMGVEIVD; this is encoded by the coding sequence ATGGCAAAGAAAATTATTGGTAATTTAAAATTGCGCATTCCAGCTGGTCGGGCGACAGCAGGTCCTCCAGTTGGTTCAACACTCGGTCAGTGGGGCTTGAACATGATGGACTTTATCAATCCATTTAACGACGCCACCAAAGACATGATGGGTAAGGACGTAATTGTTCACATTCAAGTTTACGAAGATCGAACCTTTACTTGGAATTCACTCGGTCAACCAGTTGACGACATGATTCGTGAAAAGGCTGGCATCCAAAAGGGAAGCGGTAAGCCGCATGTTGATAAGGTCGGTAAGCTTACTCGCGCGCAATTACAAGAAATTGCTGAGGCGAAAAAAGACCACTTGAACGCAATCGACATCGAAGGCGCAATGAAAGTTGTCGCTGGATCAGCTCGCTCAATGGGCGTAGAAATCGTCGACTAA
- the nusG gene encoding transcription termination/antitermination protein NusG, with translation MSSKRYDDSQQWYAIHTYSGYEEKVAESIRQRINGVDMADKIFDVIVPKEKQIQIRNGKRKIVEAKIFQGYVLVEMKLTDETWYIIRNTPGVTGFVGADTTPTPVSEKEIAKIKKRMGVEEPKHQIDFTEGEIVSITDGPFKGFDGAVSEIDASKGTLKVMVSMFGRDTPVELDALQVKKA, from the coding sequence ATGAGTTCAAAACGATACGACGACAGCCAGCAATGGTACGCAATCCACACTTATTCTGGCTACGAAGAAAAAGTTGCTGAGTCAATCCGTCAACGAATTAACGGTGTTGACATGGCCGATAAGATTTTTGACGTTATCGTGCCAAAGGAAAAACAGATCCAAATCCGTAACGGCAAGCGAAAAATCGTTGAGGCTAAAATTTTCCAGGGCTATGTGTTGGTAGAAATGAAATTGACTGACGAAACTTGGTATATTATCCGTAACACCCCAGGTGTAACCGGATTTGTTGGCGCCGACACGACACCAACGCCAGTTTCAGAAAAGGAAATTGCCAAGATTAAAAAGCGCATGGGCGTTGAAGAACCAAAGCACCAGATTGACTTCACTGAAGGCGAAATCGTATCAATTACTGACGGTCCATTCAAGGGATTTGACGGCGCAGTTAGCGAAATCGATGCTTCTAAGGGTACACTGAAAGTTATGGTTAGTATGTTTGGCCGCGACACTCCAGTCGAGCTGGATGCACTACAGGTTAAAAAAGCTTAG
- the secE gene encoding preprotein translocase subunit SecE — translation MAQKGKASSKTTVRRIKANDDAPKKEKTVAKKTNRPTKVVAKTAKKSSEHGTLIGYFKGAWAELKLVRWPTRSATWAMTAAVLIFTLAFVVLILLLDAAFNWGFNQFLK, via the coding sequence ATGGCACAGAAAGGCAAGGCAAGCAGCAAAACCACAGTTCGTCGGATTAAAGCTAATGACGACGCGCCAAAAAAAGAAAAAACTGTCGCAAAAAAGACTAATAGACCAACCAAGGTAGTCGCAAAAACAGCTAAAAAATCTAGTGAACACGGTACGCTAATTGGTTATTTTAAGGGCGCTTGGGCGGAATTGAAGCTGGTTCGTTGGCCAACCCGCTCAGCTACTTGGGCGATGACAGCAGCAGTCCTCATCTTCACCTTGGCTTTTGTTGTTCTAATTCTATTACTTGACGCTGCATTTAATTGGGGCTTTAATCAATTTTTGAAATAA
- a CDS encoding sensor histidine kinase codes for MWVFIILLIILSVILGSITIALHQLLQKIDGKLTKNSPRKNLREHQRLITLINNITDAILSTDEHGIINTYNSAALNLIDTNSGINGEHISQVLELKTIDKKPIDIFKELTKSSTIRQRDDIIMMIDDDDYVRLEVTLAPVQGGDKITPDGYVLILRDVTKTKSLEEERDEFISIVSHELRTPIAIAEGSLSNAKLLVERNITSKIPEAIDESHKQILFLARMVNDLSTLSRAERGIADETEIIDVAELAAQINSEYSPQAAEKNLAFNLDIGGRLGSVQASRLYLEEILQNFITNAIRYTQEGSVTLSIKKNRSGEIIFKIIDTGIGISKADLNKIFDKFYRAEDYRTRETKGTGLGLYVSAKLAKKLGCKIEVESRLNHGSTFGFRLKEFKK; via the coding sequence ATGTGGGTGTTCATTATTTTGTTGATTATTCTTAGTGTTATCTTGGGAAGTATAACTATTGCCCTACATCAATTGTTACAAAAAATTGATGGCAAATTAACTAAAAACTCCCCTAGAAAAAACCTTAGAGAACATCAAAGACTAATTACGCTAATTAACAATATCACTGACGCCATTCTCAGCACCGACGAACACGGAATCATCAATACTTATAACTCTGCCGCTCTTAATTTAATCGACACAAACAGCGGCATTAATGGCGAGCATATTAGCCAAGTTTTAGAACTGAAGACGATTGATAAAAAGCCGATTGATATCTTCAAGGAACTCACCAAATCTTCAACAATTCGTCAGCGTGACGACATAATTATGATGATTGACGATGACGATTACGTACGGCTGGAAGTAACACTTGCTCCAGTTCAAGGTGGCGACAAAATAACCCCGGATGGCTATGTGTTAATTTTACGCGACGTCACAAAAACAAAAAGCCTGGAAGAAGAACGCGATGAATTCATTAGTATAGTGAGTCACGAGCTACGCACACCCATTGCCATAGCCGAAGGGTCGCTAAGTAACGCTAAATTGCTTGTCGAACGTAATATTACTAGCAAAATACCTGAGGCAATTGACGAATCTCATAAGCAAATTTTATTTTTAGCGCGCATGGTAAATGATCTGAGCACGTTGTCACGCGCCGAAAGGGGAATTGCTGACGAGACAGAAATAATCGACGTGGCTGAACTTGCCGCACAGATAAACTCTGAGTACTCGCCACAGGCAGCAGAAAAAAACTTGGCCTTTAATTTGGACATTGGTGGGAGGCTTGGGTCAGTCCAGGCTTCTCGTTTATATCTGGAAGAAATACTTCAGAACTTCATCACTAACGCCATCCGTTACACCCAAGAAGGCTCAGTTACGCTATCGATTAAAAAGAATCGATCTGGCGAAATTATCTTTAAAATAATTGATACTGGTATTGGTATTAGTAAGGCTGACTTAAATAAAATATTTGATAAGTTTTATCGAGCTGAAGATTATCGCACGCGCGAAACTAAAGGCACTGGTCTGGGACTTTACGTATCCGCCAAATTAGCCAAAAAGCTGGGTTGTAAAATTGAGGTAGAAAGCCGGCTGAATCACGGTTCAACTTTTGGTTTTCGATTGAAGGAGTTTAAGAAATGA
- a CDS encoding YgjP-like metallopeptidase domain-containing protein, with translation MPTITDAEFGEIVVKRQSLAKSVSLKIAPDGRLRVTMPVYAPVVAAKMLIKTSRKQIRELISKHQTNFSYTENQQIGKSHHLLIQHSTKPSTVKIIGTQILAEINESESIKSTPVQQIIRDKILIALRKEAKGYLPRRLSFLAEKHGFSFYRCKITHASSRWGSCSSSGTISLNIGMMNLPFELIDYVIIHELCHTRHMNHSTAFWSEVAKFDPQYKIHRNELKKYSPHV, from the coding sequence ATGCCAACCATTACCGATGCTGAATTCGGAGAGATTGTCGTTAAAAGACAAAGTCTAGCGAAGAGCGTTAGTCTAAAAATCGCGCCGGATGGCCGACTTAGGGTTACTATGCCTGTATATGCGCCTGTTGTCGCAGCAAAAATGCTAATTAAAACCTCGCGTAAACAGATTCGCGAATTAATCTCTAAGCATCAAACAAACTTTTCCTATACCGAAAATCAGCAAATTGGTAAAAGTCACCATCTATTAATACAGCACTCAACTAAGCCATCTACTGTGAAAATTATCGGTACTCAAATATTAGCGGAAATTAACGAATCAGAATCAATTAAATCCACTCCAGTCCAGCAAATTATTCGTGATAAAATCCTCATCGCCCTCAGAAAAGAGGCAAAAGGATATCTGCCAAGGCGTCTGTCATTTTTAGCTGAAAAGCACGGTTTTTCTTTTTATCGCTGTAAAATAACTCACGCCTCCAGTCGCTGGGGAAGCTGTTCTTCTTCTGGAACAATCAGCCTAAATATTGGGATGATGAACTTGCCGTTTGAACTTATTGACTACGTAATTATTCATGAGCTATGCCACACCAGGCACATGAACCACTCGACGGCATTCTGGTCGGAGGTTGCCAAATTTGATCCGCAATATAAAATCCACCGCAATGAACTAAAAAAATATTCACCGCACGTATAG
- a CDS encoding AAA family ATPase — protein sequence MKPLSPSLPHIIAMVGAPGSGKTQFATEFAKIFNSPVINSRQFEVFTDDTKAISDATLAILEEFLKTKQTIILDGATDQRTNRMRINRLAREYGYKVLFVWVQTDSATAKRRWIKNYGQDSDSFDRRLKQFSAPHSSESYIVISGRHTLSTQARTVLKQIGTSRPEAPRRITPNRISIG from the coding sequence ATGAAACCTCTATCGCCTTCGCTTCCTCACATTATTGCCATGGTTGGTGCACCGGGTTCAGGGAAGACTCAGTTTGCTACAGAATTTGCAAAGATTTTTAATTCTCCAGTGATCAATTCTCGTCAATTTGAAGTTTTTACAGACGACACAAAAGCCATTTCTGACGCGACTTTGGCTATCTTAGAAGAATTTTTGAAGACCAAGCAAACTATCATTCTAGACGGCGCTACCGACCAACGCACTAACCGCATGCGTATTAATCGGTTAGCTAGAGAATATGGATATAAAGTCCTATTCGTCTGGGTGCAGACTGATTCTGCAACTGCCAAACGACGCTGGATAAAGAATTACGGACAAGACAGTGACTCGTTCGATCGTCGATTAAAACAATTCTCCGCACCGCACAGTAGTGAATCTTACATTGTAATTAGCGGCCGCCACACTCTAAGCACTCAGGCGCGCACTGTCCTTAAGCAGATTGGCACCAGTCGTCCAGAAGCCCCACGTCGCATTACGCCAAATCGCATTAGCATAGGATAA
- a CDS encoding glycosyltransferase family 4 protein, with the protein MLGWELPPHNSGGLGVACYQMSKALASQGVDIDFIIPYNAEHPGIDYMDIYSATPLPPNYYDLGAYNNGSPEDRENAQDEHGLSPMRAVQRRYGKYVRKFVKSHQPDAIHAHDWLTMEAGMIAKEMTGAPLIVHVHATEFDRSGEQSGNPLVHEIEQQGLLMADRIIAVSQITKDIIVKNYHIPPEKIEVVYNAIDLADLPPHDYDSSTYRYLEELKYDGYTVVGALTRLTVQKGLTYFVRAAAKALDKCEKIVFVLSGNGEQRDELIELAADLGISDKMIFTGFVRGKQWRDIYCLIDVFVMSSVSEPFGLTALEAAHHDTALLISRQSGVGEVLNNIMRFDYWDVNKLADEIVNIAESPALKNSLKQNVKDEYAKISWQDAARQCLRLYEGALT; encoded by the coding sequence ATGCTTGGGTGGGAACTTCCTCCGCACAATAGCGGCGGACTTGGTGTTGCTTGTTATCAGATGTCGAAGGCCCTGGCTTCTCAGGGCGTGGATATTGATTTTATTATTCCCTACAATGCTGAGCATCCAGGAATTGATTATATGGATATCTATTCAGCTACGCCCTTGCCGCCGAATTATTATGACCTGGGCGCTTATAATAATGGTTCGCCGGAGGATCGGGAGAACGCTCAGGATGAGCATGGGCTTTCGCCAATGCGTGCCGTGCAACGACGATATGGTAAGTATGTTCGGAAATTTGTGAAGAGTCATCAGCCTGATGCTATTCACGCACATGATTGGTTGACTATGGAGGCTGGGATGATTGCTAAAGAAATGACTGGTGCGCCATTGATTGTGCATGTACACGCAACGGAATTTGACCGTTCCGGTGAGCAATCAGGAAATCCGTTAGTGCATGAAATTGAGCAGCAAGGTTTGTTGATGGCGGATAGAATAATTGCTGTTAGCCAGATAACTAAGGATATAATTGTTAAGAATTATCATATTCCACCGGAGAAAATTGAAGTAGTTTATAATGCGATTGACCTGGCTGATTTACCGCCGCACGATTATGACTCGAGTACTTATAGGTACCTGGAAGAGCTAAAGTATGATGGCTACACAGTTGTAGGTGCTTTAACGCGTTTGACGGTGCAGAAAGGTCTGACTTATTTTGTGCGGGCTGCAGCGAAGGCTCTTGATAAATGCGAGAAGATTGTGTTCGTGCTGTCCGGTAATGGCGAGCAGCGAGACGAATTGATTGAGTTGGCGGCGGATCTGGGAATTAGCGATAAGATGATTTTTACGGGTTTTGTGCGCGGAAAACAATGGCGGGATATTTACTGTTTGATTGATGTTTTTGTGATGAGCTCGGTTTCTGAGCCATTTGGCTTGACAGCACTGGAGGCGGCTCATCATGATACGGCTCTACTGATTAGCCGTCAATCTGGCGTTGGCGAGGTGCTGAATAATATCATGCGGTTTGATTATTGGGACGTGAATAAATTGGCGGATGAAATTGTCAATATTGCCGAGTCGCCTGCTTTGAAGAATTCTCTCAAGCAAAATGTTAAGGATGAGTACGCAAAGATTTCATGGCAAGATGCGGCTAGACAATGCTTAAGATTGTATGAGGGGGCGTTGACGTGA
- a CDS encoding glycoside hydrolase family 57 protein, which yields MSEDKGIVLYLHVHQPWRVREYSIFDVAWKHDYFSGGQNPAQDNQKIFQKVAEKSYLPMNVLLEKLLKKYPDFKLSISFSGTFLEQAEQFNPDVLDSFRRLVKTGQVEILSSPYHHSLAFFYSRKEFERQIELHRWKIREVFGVETRVLANTELAYSDELAKWAEQYGFKGVLAEGWDPILNWRSPNYVYRPTGTEKIGLLLKNYRLSDDLAFRFSDQKWSDWPLTIDKFNTWVTDSVRYAPLLNLFMDYETFGEHQWAESGIFDFFEKFVGKWLSVSGNTFYTVSEALAKNKPAGEISMPSPVTWADAERDLTAWNGNSLQKEALRYVYELRDEVLKSGDESLINDWRKLQTSDHFYYMGTKCFTDGDVHAYFSPYDSPYDAFLYYMNAIRDMRSRLRK from the coding sequence GTGAGCGAAGACAAAGGTATAGTTTTATATCTTCATGTCCATCAGCCTTGGCGGGTACGTGAATATAGCATATTCGACGTAGCTTGGAAACATGATTATTTTTCTGGCGGTCAAAATCCAGCTCAGGACAACCAAAAAATATTCCAGAAAGTTGCAGAAAAATCGTATTTACCGATGAATGTTTTACTTGAGAAATTGCTGAAAAAATATCCTGATTTTAAATTGTCGATCAGCTTTAGCGGTACGTTCTTAGAGCAGGCCGAGCAGTTTAATCCTGATGTCCTGGATAGTTTTAGGCGCTTGGTGAAAACTGGCCAAGTGGAGATTTTATCAAGTCCTTATCATCACAGTCTGGCGTTTTTCTATTCACGTAAGGAGTTTGAGCGGCAGATTGAGCTTCATCGCTGGAAGATTCGCGAGGTTTTTGGGGTGGAAACGCGGGTGCTGGCAAATACGGAATTAGCGTATAGCGATGAACTGGCCAAATGGGCAGAGCAATACGGTTTTAAAGGCGTACTGGCCGAAGGCTGGGATCCAATTCTTAATTGGCGCAGTCCTAATTATGTTTACCGACCGACTGGCACGGAAAAAATTGGATTACTACTTAAAAATTATCGACTGAGTGATGACTTGGCGTTTAGGTTTAGTGACCAGAAATGGAGCGATTGGCCATTGACTATAGACAAATTTAATACATGGGTGACTGATTCTGTTCGCTACGCCCCGCTGCTTAATTTGTTTATGGACTATGAAACTTTTGGCGAACATCAGTGGGCAGAGTCTGGTATTTTTGACTTTTTCGAGAAATTTGTTGGCAAGTGGCTGAGTGTCAGTGGTAATACTTTTTATACAGTCAGTGAGGCTTTGGCTAAAAATAAGCCAGCTGGCGAAATTAGTATGCCGTCACCCGTCACCTGGGCTGATGCTGAGCGAGATTTGACAGCTTGGAATGGCAATAGTCTGCAGAAAGAGGCCTTGCGTTACGTTTATGAGTTGAGAGATGAAGTACTGAAGAGTGGCGATGAATCGTTGATTAATGATTGGCGAAAGCTACAAACCTCAGACCACTTCTATTACATGGGGACAAAATGCTTTACCGACGGTGATGTGCACGCCTACTTTAGTCCCTATGACTCGCCGTATGACGCTTTTCTCTACTACATGAATGCTATTCGCGACATGCGCTCACGGCTGCGAAAATAA
- the rpmG gene encoding 50S ribosomal protein L33, producing the protein MAKKNTKRKLIGLVSNLSNHRTYYTTVNTQNRTTKGQGKLTLKKYDPIARQHATYTETKKNLGRNEVKARKS; encoded by the coding sequence ATGGCAAAGAAGAATACGAAACGAAAGCTGATTGGTTTGGTGAGTAACTTGAGCAACCACCGAACTTACTATACTACTGTTAACACCCAGAACCGCACCACTAAAGGTCAGGGAAAATTAACACTGAAGAAGTACGACCCAATCGCAAGGCAGCACGCAACTTACACCGAGACAAAGAAGAACCTCGGTCGTAATGAAGTTAAAGCTCGTAAAAGCTAA